In one Niallia taxi genomic region, the following are encoded:
- the glsA gene encoding glutaminase A, giving the protein MPCKTVEELEVILEEAKSYTKEGKVADYIPALSKANPDNLSIAVIYPNGTCYSAGCIKEKITLQSISKVLTLALALMESGEDTVFQKVGYEPTGDPFNSIVKLEMSNPSKPLNPMINAGALAVTSMIKGSSVKERFDNILEFVKKLSGNDDISYSEEVARSEYETSHLNRALCHFMKQHGIINEDVEELLDLYTKQCAIEVNCLDLARIGIIFAMDGVEPGTNNRIMPAHVARICKTFMVTCGMYNASGEFAVRVGIPAKSGVSGGILGAVPNRFGIGISGPALDDKGNSVAGLKLLEILAKKYSLSMF; this is encoded by the coding sequence ATGCCATGTAAAACGGTAGAAGAGTTAGAAGTTATATTAGAAGAAGCAAAAAGCTACACAAAGGAAGGAAAAGTTGCTGATTACATACCAGCGTTAAGCAAAGCAAACCCAGATAATCTGTCGATAGCGGTTATATACCCGAACGGCACTTGTTATTCAGCCGGTTGTATCAAAGAAAAAATTACGCTGCAAAGCATTTCAAAGGTACTAACACTTGCACTGGCGCTGATGGAGTCAGGAGAAGACACTGTGTTCCAAAAAGTCGGCTATGAACCGACAGGAGACCCCTTCAATTCGATTGTAAAGCTGGAAATGAGTAATCCATCCAAGCCATTAAATCCGATGATAAATGCAGGTGCACTTGCTGTAACTAGCATGATAAAAGGTAGCTCTGTTAAAGAACGGTTTGACAACATCCTTGAATTTGTGAAAAAGCTTTCTGGCAATGATGATATCAGTTACTCAGAAGAGGTAGCAAGATCAGAATATGAAACCTCTCATTTAAACAGAGCCTTATGTCACTTCATGAAGCAGCATGGCATTATTAATGAGGATGTTGAAGAGCTGCTAGATCTGTATACGAAACAGTGTGCGATTGAAGTAAATTGTCTCGATTTAGCACGAATTGGCATTATTTTCGCCATGGACGGGGTAGAGCCAGGTACAAACAACAGAATTATGCCAGCACATGTTGCTCGAATTTGTAAGACCTTTATGGTTACATGCGGCATGTATAATGCATCAGGCGAGTTTGCTGTACGTGTTGGCATCCCGGCTAAAAGTGGTGTTTCTGGCGGCATTTTAGGAGCTGTTCCTAATCGTTTCGGTATTGGTATTTCTGGACCTGCTCTTGATGATAAAGGAAATAGTGTTGCCGGCTTAAAACTGCTTGAAATTCTGGCGAAAAAATATTCACTGAGTATGTTCTGA
- a CDS encoding LysE family translocator translates to MSLSILLGYILLGFTLAAPIGPVNSARLDKGIKNGFWHAWVVGIGSMVADAIFMLMVYLGMVNFLELSYVQVFLWLFGGFIFIYTGVESIISANSIKLDDIRGKDSLFKCFMTGFILSATSPLSFLFWLGIYGSVLAKTAAENGTGMLLLYSSMIFIGLTIWDVTFAALTSGFRRFLNKNTLRIISIISGVTLLLFGVYFAFQGLNKLFY, encoded by the coding sequence ATGAGCCTAAGCATATTACTTGGCTATATTTTATTAGGTTTTACGTTAGCTGCGCCAATAGGTCCTGTTAATTCAGCCCGGCTCGATAAGGGCATCAAAAATGGCTTTTGGCATGCGTGGGTTGTCGGCATTGGCTCTATGGTCGCAGATGCAATCTTCATGCTGATGGTGTATCTTGGCATGGTGAATTTTTTAGAATTATCTTATGTGCAGGTTTTTCTTTGGCTTTTCGGAGGATTTATCTTTATTTATACAGGTGTTGAAAGCATTATTAGCGCAAATTCTATTAAACTGGATGATATAAGAGGGAAAGACTCCTTATTCAAATGCTTTATGACTGGGTTTATTTTATCTGCAACAAGTCCATTGTCCTTTCTGTTTTGGCTTGGAATTTATGGATCTGTTTTAGCAAAAACAGCAGCAGAAAATGGTACAGGCATGTTACTTCTATACAGCAGTATGATCTTTATCGGACTTACAATTTGGGATGTTACCTTTGCGGCACTTACTTCTGGTTTTAGAAGATTTCTAAATAAAAATACATTAAGAATAATCTCCATAATCTCAGGCGTGACGCTCTTATTATTTGGTGTTTATTTTGCGTTCCAAGGACTTAATAAGCTATTTTACTAG
- a CDS encoding Gfo/Idh/MocA family protein, producing MIRFGIVGSNWITERFIKAGRQHEQFLVSAVYSRSEKKAREFAKKQEIKHAFHNLEEMAASTEIDAVYIATPNSLHCEQAILFMNNKKHVICEKPFASNREEAEKMMAAAKNNGVTLMEAMKSTLMPNFLAVKENIHKIGKIQSYFSANCRLSPFYEQYKNGELPNLFNPKLSGGALMDLGVYTVYPIVELFGAPRSIAAFGNLLSTGVDGNGQITLEYDGFRANVLFSCISESTLPTEIQGEDGTMLIHHISSPKKSEILIPNGTAEDISKLEQLEPMYYEIKEFIETIQSNTIESPRNTWAKTLITMEILDEARRQMKVTMADKS from the coding sequence ATGATACGTTTTGGCATTGTTGGTTCCAACTGGATAACAGAGAGATTTATTAAAGCAGGAAGACAGCATGAACAATTTTTAGTAAGCGCTGTCTATTCACGCTCCGAAAAAAAGGCGCGGGAGTTTGCAAAAAAGCAGGAAATCAAGCATGCATTTCATAATCTGGAGGAAATGGCAGCATCTACAGAAATAGATGCAGTATATATTGCTACACCGAATAGTCTGCATTGTGAACAGGCAATACTGTTTATGAATAATAAAAAGCATGTTATATGTGAGAAGCCATTTGCCTCCAATCGTGAAGAAGCAGAAAAGATGATGGCCGCAGCAAAGAATAACGGTGTGACATTAATGGAAGCGATGAAATCAACACTCATGCCAAATTTCCTTGCTGTGAAGGAAAATATCCATAAAATCGGAAAAATACAATCCTATTTCTCTGCCAATTGCCGATTATCTCCCTTTTATGAGCAATACAAAAATGGTGAACTGCCTAACCTTTTCAATCCAAAGCTATCTGGCGGAGCGTTAATGGATTTAGGTGTTTACACTGTATACCCGATAGTTGAATTGTTTGGTGCACCGAGATCTATCGCTGCCTTTGGGAATCTTTTGTCTACTGGTGTTGATGGAAATGGCCAAATTACGCTTGAATATGATGGATTTAGAGCGAATGTATTGTTCTCCTGCATATCTGAATCGACTTTGCCGACAGAAATCCAAGGAGAAGACGGCACGATGCTGATTCATCATATATCCAGCCCGAAAAAGTCAGAGATCCTAATTCCTAACGGAACAGCAGAGGATATCAGCAAACTCGAGCAGTTAGAACCGATGTACTATGAAATCAAGGAATTTATAGAGACTATTCAATCAAATACCATTGAATCACCTCGCAATACATGGGCAAAGACTTTAATAACAATGGAAATACTAGATGAAGCAAGAAGGCAAATGAAAGTAACAATGGCAGACAAAAGCTAA
- a CDS encoding M20 family metallopeptidase gives MKQTIIDTIEQHKKTFEEISIYIGENPELGHEEFKASAILIKTLLDHDFEVEREFCGLPTAFRAVFDSGKEGPVIGFMSEYDALPEVGHACGHNLIGTMGIAAGIGLSKVLAETGGKVIVYGTPAEETKGGKVTMAEKDIFSELDVAMMVHPLDNNMKSGASLAMDAIQFEFFGKAAHAAASPHMGINALDAVIQTFNSINALRQHVTSDARIHGIIPEGGKAANVVPDYAVAQFYVRAAKREYVNELVEKVKKCAEGAALQTGTTFKVSNYEFSYDDMISNDTLSEAFTNELVSLGIPVEEIYEQRDGSGSLDMGNVSQAVPSIHPYIKICNEAYACHTHEFREAAMTDQAREAMIVGAKSMALTGYEVLTNPELLQKIKAEFNRMQ, from the coding sequence TTGAAACAAACAATCATTGACACAATTGAACAACATAAAAAAACATTCGAGGAAATTAGTATATATATTGGGGAAAATCCAGAACTTGGACATGAAGAATTCAAGGCGAGCGCTATTTTAATTAAAACATTATTAGATCATGACTTTGAGGTCGAAAGAGAGTTTTGTGGTCTGCCAACTGCCTTTCGGGCCGTATTTGACAGTGGAAAGGAAGGTCCTGTTATCGGCTTTATGTCAGAATATGATGCGCTGCCAGAAGTCGGACATGCATGCGGTCATAACTTGATTGGAACAATGGGAATTGCAGCAGGAATCGGTCTTAGCAAGGTGCTTGCTGAGACTGGCGGAAAGGTAATCGTATATGGAACGCCTGCAGAAGAAACAAAGGGCGGCAAGGTAACAATGGCAGAGAAGGACATCTTTTCAGAGCTTGATGTGGCTATGATGGTTCATCCACTTGATAATAATATGAAAAGCGGTGCATCTCTTGCAATGGATGCGATTCAATTTGAATTTTTCGGAAAAGCAGCACACGCAGCTGCAAGTCCGCATATGGGCATTAATGCATTAGATGCCGTTATCCAAACATTCAACAGCATTAACGCACTACGCCAGCATGTAACCTCAGATGCTCGTATTCATGGTATTATCCCAGAAGGCGGAAAAGCAGCGAATGTTGTACCTGATTATGCTGTTGCTCAATTCTATGTTCGTGCTGCCAAAAGAGAGTATGTTAATGAACTAGTTGAAAAGGTGAAGAAGTGTGCAGAAGGTGCTGCCCTGCAAACTGGTACAACATTTAAAGTATCAAACTATGAATTCTCTTATGATGATATGATTTCAAATGACACCCTTTCAGAAGCTTTCACAAACGAACTAGTGTCTCTTGGCATACCTGTTGAGGAAATTTATGAACAAAGAGATGGCTCTGGTTCTCTTGATATGGGGAATGTCAGCCAAGCAGTGCCGTCTATTCATCCTTATATTAAAATTTGTAACGAAGCGTATGCATGCCATACACATGAATTCAGAGAGGCAGCGATGACAGATCAGGCAAGAGAAGCAATGATTGTCGGCGCTAAATCTATGGCGTTAACTGGGTATGAAGTATTAACAAACCCGGAATTACTGCAAAAGATTAAAGCTGAATTTAATCGTATGCAATAA
- the speD gene encoding adenosylmethionine decarboxylase produces the protein MSLTPEQRIELHGFNNLTKSLSFNMYDICYTRTKEERESYLQYIDEQYNADRLTSILKNVAEIIGAHVLNVAKQDYEPQGASVTLLVSEGPVAEAPEDVFEESPGPLPDSVVIHLDKSHITVHTYPEYHPDEGISTFRADIDVSTCGEISPLKALNYLIHSFDTDIMIIDYRVRGFTRDIHGHKLFIDHDINSIQNYIPLEAQKIFDMIDVNIYQENIFHTKCKLKQFDLNNYLFGYTADELSEKEQADITEKLTVEMNEIFYGKNISG, from the coding sequence ATGAGCTTAACACCTGAACAACGCATTGAATTGCATGGATTTAATAATTTGACAAAATCACTGAGCTTCAACATGTATGATATTTGCTATACAAGAACAAAGGAAGAACGAGAAAGCTATCTTCAATACATTGATGAGCAATATAATGCTGATAGATTAACAAGCATTTTAAAGAATGTGGCGGAAATTATCGGAGCACATGTTTTAAATGTGGCAAAACAGGATTATGAACCGCAGGGAGCAAGTGTGACACTGCTAGTTTCTGAAGGTCCTGTGGCGGAGGCTCCTGAGGATGTATTTGAAGAATCTCCTGGGCCCCTGCCTGATTCTGTTGTTATCCACCTTGATAAAAGTCATATAACTGTTCATACTTATCCAGAATATCATCCAGATGAAGGAATCAGCACATTTAGAGCAGATATAGATGTTTCTACATGTGGAGAGATATCTCCCTTAAAGGCACTTAACTACTTAATCCATTCCTTTGATACTGACATTATGATTATTGATTACAGAGTCAGAGGGTTTACACGTGATATTCATGGCCATAAATTGTTTATTGACCATGATATTAATTCCATCCAAAATTATATTCCATTAGAAGCGCAGAAAATTTTCGATATGATTGATGTGAATATTTATCAAGAAAATATTTTTCATACGAAATGCAAGCTAAAGCAATTTGACTTAAATAATTATTTATTCGGTTATACGGCAGATGAGCTCAGTGAAAAGGAGCAAGCAGACATAACCGAAAAGCTCACTGTAGAGATGAATGAAATTTTTTACGGAAAAAATATAAGCGGTTAA
- the map gene encoding type I methionyl aminopeptidase — translation MIVKNEQDINGLMEIGKIVSLIREELYRKTVPGITTKELDELAGKLFAENGAVSAPQDMYDFPGYTCISVNDEVAHGIPGSRVIQEGDLVNIDVSASKNGYFADTGKSFVVGNGDPKLVKLCEVAKEAFEEGLKCFKPGAKKNRIGKFVYNTAKKHGFTVIKNLTGHGIGTSLHEEPDHILNYFDSWDNDLLKEGMVIAFEPFISTSAEEVYEESDGWTFSTKNKSFVAQYEHTVIITKDKPIITTL, via the coding sequence ATGATTGTTAAAAATGAGCAAGACATTAATGGATTAATGGAAATTGGGAAAATAGTCAGCTTAATTAGGGAAGAACTATATAGAAAAACGGTTCCTGGCATCACGACAAAGGAATTGGATGAACTGGCAGGAAAATTATTTGCAGAGAATGGCGCTGTGTCAGCACCTCAGGACATGTATGATTTTCCAGGCTATACATGTATTTCTGTAAATGATGAGGTTGCTCATGGAATTCCGGGAAGCCGCGTTATCCAGGAAGGCGACTTAGTAAATATTGACGTTTCGGCAAGTAAAAACGGTTATTTCGCAGATACTGGAAAGTCTTTCGTTGTCGGCAACGGAGACCCTAAATTAGTGAAATTATGTGAAGTAGCAAAAGAAGCGTTTGAAGAAGGACTTAAATGCTTTAAACCAGGTGCTAAAAAGAACAGAATCGGGAAATTTGTTTATAATACGGCTAAAAAGCATGGATTTACGGTTATTAAAAACCTGACTGGCCATGGTATCGGCACATCCTTGCACGAAGAGCCAGATCATATCCTTAATTATTTTGATTCATGGGACAATGACCTGCTAAAAGAAGGAATGGTTATTGCCTTTGAGCCATTTATTTCGACTAGTGCTGAAGAGGTGTATGAAGAGTCTGATGGCTGGACATTCTCAACGAAAAACAAAAGCTTTGTAGCACAATATGAGCATACCGTAATCATTACGAAAGATAAGCCTATTATTACAACACTATAA
- a CDS encoding MFS transporter — translation MNKKIFLYVKAFSDLGTYMDLIAINVLMYAATGSTGLLAATMAFRTIGGLISSVFSGVLADRFDRRKIMILADILRAAIILLLLFFPNPVMIIAVCFLIGFTTSLFSVSYSAEIPQIFGEDKVIQTNALIARLTSVSLVFGFIGAGIITNVVGYKWTLIIDAVTYILSALILMKMKWQTSTAQKNATSAAGSVKKILSSLSKDLKEVNAFILLAPMLLLVNAVFLIGSFAGASHNLGIPLLAEMISEEKQSLYYGLIWGAWGLGSVFSTMIIPKIKFNDDRSLYYAAFFSAMLMSAGFITFFSNSNSWLILAFAFFTGIFDATFTTLHAVILQKTNNHIRGRIFGVGMLLKSLGFALGFIVAPIVLEASSLKIMVWIFHGTLISATLCIIFYATHLHKKGKQLKSVS, via the coding sequence ATGAATAAGAAGATTTTTTTATACGTGAAGGCATTTTCAGATCTGGGAACATATATGGATTTAATTGCTATAAATGTTTTAATGTACGCTGCAACCGGGAGTACTGGCTTGCTTGCTGCTACAATGGCATTCCGCACAATTGGAGGCTTGATTTCAAGCGTTTTTTCAGGGGTTCTTGCAGACAGATTTGACAGACGAAAGATTATGATACTCGCTGATATACTACGAGCTGCCATCATATTGTTACTGTTGTTTTTTCCTAATCCTGTCATGATTATTGCAGTATGCTTTTTGATTGGTTTCACCACTAGCCTGTTTTCGGTTAGCTATAGTGCAGAAATTCCGCAAATATTTGGTGAGGATAAAGTAATCCAAACAAACGCACTTATAGCAAGGCTGACATCGGTAAGTCTAGTGTTCGGATTTATCGGTGCTGGAATAATAACGAATGTGGTTGGATATAAATGGACGTTGATTATAGATGCCGTTACCTATATTTTATCTGCATTGATTTTAATGAAAATGAAATGGCAAACATCCACTGCACAAAAAAACGCAACCTCTGCCGCTGGAAGTGTAAAAAAAATCCTATCAAGTCTCAGCAAGGATTTAAAGGAAGTTAACGCCTTTATCTTATTAGCTCCAATGCTGTTATTAGTTAATGCCGTTTTTTTAATAGGGTCCTTTGCCGGAGCATCCCACAACTTAGGGATTCCCCTTCTGGCTGAAATGATTAGCGAGGAGAAGCAAAGCTTATATTATGGTCTGATTTGGGGAGCATGGGGACTCGGCTCTGTTTTTTCCACCATGATTATTCCGAAAATCAAATTTAACGATGATAGAAGTCTTTATTATGCAGCCTTTTTTTCGGCAATGCTCATGTCAGCAGGCTTTATCACTTTCTTTTCAAACAGTAATAGTTGGCTTATTCTTGCATTTGCCTTTTTTACAGGGATTTTTGATGCAACCTTTACAACCCTGCATGCTGTCATTCTTCAAAAAACCAATAATCATATTAGAGGGAGAATATTTGGTGTTGGCATGCTGTTAAAATCGCTTGGATTTGCCCTCGGCTTTATTGTTGCACCAATTGTGCTTGAGGCAAGCTCTTTAAAAATAATGGTATGGATTTTCCATGGCACATTAATTTCAGCAACACTTTGCATTATTTTCTACGCAACACATTTACATAAAAAAGGAAAACAGTTGAAGAGTGTCTCTTAG
- a CDS encoding alpha-amylase, which produces MENKTIMQFFEWHLDADGNHWKRLKERASELKDAGIDAVWVPPVTKGITQDDNGYGIYDLYDLGEFDQKGTVRTKYGTKEELLEAIQACHNVGISVYVDIVMNHKAGADELETFKVVEVNPDNREEDISEPYDIEGWTKFTFPGRNGQYSDFQWNYNHFNGTDYDAKEEKEGVFRILGENKYWNNNVDKELGNYDFLMFSNIDFNNETVREEMFKWGTWISETLSCNGFRLDAIKHINHEFIKDFAVNLKKEKGDDFYFVGEFWKGEIDECKQFLEEMDYTIDLFDVPLHYKLHTASIQGSEFDLSTIFDDTLVKLHPMNSVTFVDNHDTQPNESLESWVEDWFKQIAYSLILLREDGYPCVFYGDYYGIKGPVPVDGKQMAIDPLLYARKKKAYGQQDDYFDDKNVIGWVRHGDENIENSGCAVVISNDVEGSKRMFVGTERAGETWIDLTNTRNEEIVIEEDGFADFLVDGQSVSVWGLPN; this is translated from the coding sequence ATGGAAAACAAGACAATTATGCAATTTTTCGAATGGCATTTAGATGCAGATGGAAACCACTGGAAGAGATTAAAGGAAAGAGCAAGTGAACTGAAGGATGCAGGAATTGATGCTGTATGGGTTCCGCCTGTGACAAAAGGAATTACACAGGATGATAATGGCTATGGCATATACGATCTTTACGATTTAGGGGAATTCGATCAAAAAGGAACAGTCCGTACGAAATATGGAACAAAGGAGGAGCTGCTTGAAGCGATACAGGCTTGCCATAATGTCGGCATTTCTGTCTATGTCGATATTGTCATGAACCATAAAGCTGGAGCAGATGAATTAGAAACCTTTAAGGTTGTCGAAGTGAATCCAGATAATCGGGAAGAAGATATTTCAGAACCTTACGATATTGAAGGATGGACGAAATTCACTTTCCCTGGCAGAAATGGGCAATATTCTGATTTCCAATGGAATTACAACCACTTTAATGGCACAGATTATGATGCTAAAGAAGAGAAGGAGGGTGTATTCCGTATACTTGGTGAGAACAAGTATTGGAACAATAATGTCGATAAAGAGTTAGGAAACTACGACTTCTTAATGTTCTCCAATATCGATTTTAACAATGAAACGGTCAGGGAAGAGATGTTCAAATGGGGAACATGGATAAGTGAAACACTTTCATGCAATGGCTTCCGCCTTGATGCTATCAAACATATTAATCATGAATTCATTAAGGATTTTGCTGTTAACTTAAAGAAAGAAAAAGGCGATGATTTTTACTTTGTCGGCGAGTTTTGGAAAGGCGAAATCGATGAATGCAAGCAATTTTTAGAGGAGATGGATTACACTATTGACTTGTTTGATGTTCCGCTCCACTATAAGCTACATACAGCATCCATACAAGGCAGTGAGTTTGATTTATCAACAATATTTGATGATACCTTAGTTAAACTTCATCCGATGAATAGTGTCACATTTGTCGATAATCATGACACACAGCCAAATGAATCGTTAGAGTCGTGGGTGGAGGATTGGTTTAAGCAGATTGCTTATAGCTTAATTTTGTTGCGAGAGGACGGCTACCCTTGTGTGTTTTATGGAGATTATTATGGAATAAAAGGGCCTGTTCCTGTTGATGGCAAACAAATGGCGATTGATCCTCTTCTTTACGCAAGGAAAAAGAAAGCGTACGGACAACAGGATGATTATTTTGATGACAAAAATGTTATCGGCTGGGTTAGACATGGTGATGAAAATATCGAAAATTCAGGCTGTGCTGTCGTCATTTCAAATGATGTGGAAGGCAGTAAGCGCATGTTTGTCGGCACGGAGCGCGCTGGCGAAACGTGGATTGACCTAACAAACACAAGAAACGAAGAAATTGTCATTGAAGAGGATGGCTTTGCCGATTTTCTAGTTGATGGGCAGAGTGTATCCGTTTGGGGACTTCCTAACTAA
- a CDS encoding DUF1801 domain-containing protein: protein MYELKTKETENSVIEFIEAIDSVKKREDAYKLVDIFAETTNYSPKMWGPSIIGFGAYHYKYATGHEGDAPLVGFSPRKAKISLYFAPGEQKREELLKHFGKHTTGKACVYINKVADINIDVLKELITSSVKFLRETYPE from the coding sequence ATGTATGAATTAAAGACAAAGGAAACAGAAAATAGTGTGATTGAATTTATTGAAGCAATCGATAGCGTAAAAAAAAGAGAAGACGCTTATAAATTAGTGGATATTTTTGCGGAAACAACCAATTATTCTCCAAAAATGTGGGGACCAAGCATTATTGGGTTTGGAGCTTATCATTATAAATACGCGACAGGACACGAGGGAGATGCACCATTAGTGGGCTTTTCACCAAGAAAGGCAAAAATCAGTCTTTATTTTGCTCCTGGGGAACAAAAAAGAGAGGAATTACTAAAGCACTTTGGCAAACACACCACTGGAAAGGCTTGTGTATACATAAATAAAGTCGCAGATATTAATATAGATGTTTTAAAGGAGCTAATTACATCCTCTGTCAAATTTCTGCGAGAAACATATCCTGAATAA
- a CDS encoding sensor domain-containing protein — protein sequence MVYKNSQTKWIITLCLFVVLSMLVNIFYHYLNHTVFIILHTIFSLVTIFSLLVLLKNISIIILELRNSSMKLQTIFETMDMAIWYHDYKTGTLLITSGMERIYGRSIAEFYQNNDLWKESVHEDDYHVIEERLEALSIGAEVTSIYRIVKPDGGIRWIKDKGIPGFDGNGKRTEFTSIFFDITESKENEDRFSTLVEMSPDIIAVVSNYEMLYINYAGSKLIGAVSPSELVGNTVYDLLSKEDYEKIDSEFSINGAKNLRVEVQVKTLQQRIIDVELSCMPIMYAGRHAVLVVGRDITERKKSDNLIKQLAYHDTLTELPNRYSCMVHLHERLHSPAVDSLYVLFLDLDQFKRINDTRGHSTGDIILKKVANTLSLSLKDEDFVARLGGDEFVIILENANLLEVKQKANTILEAFNQPLIIKTEEFFVTPSIGISNYPADGKDQETLIKNADAAMYLAKENGKNNYQFYSHALEESGARKMMLEMELRKAIKKQELSLYYQPQFNILTEEIFGVEALLRWNHPKFGFVSPAEFIPIAEETNLIVPIGDWVIKQAAQQMRAWNKQGINDIKMSINISARQFHCSDFAEIIGEHVDKYGLNTKMIELEITESTLQNMDLSLEILHKLKAYGFNISIDDFGKGYSSLSYLKYLPIDTIKIDKTFVDDITDPVHKGSLVKAIIDMGHNMNFSVIAEGIEQKEQLEFLKHNHCVLGQGFYYSKPLPKEDIEKMLHEQLKNIN from the coding sequence ATGGTCTATAAAAACAGTCAAACGAAATGGATCATTACCCTTTGTTTATTTGTTGTTCTATCAATGCTTGTAAATATCTTTTACCACTATTTGAATCATACTGTATTTATTATTCTGCATACCATCTTCAGTCTCGTAACAATATTTTCGCTGCTGGTACTATTAAAGAATATATCAATAATCATATTAGAATTGAGAAATAGCAGTATGAAGCTTCAGACCATTTTTGAAACAATGGATATGGCAATTTGGTATCATGATTACAAGACTGGAACACTGCTAATTACTTCTGGTATGGAAAGGATTTATGGCAGATCCATTGCAGAATTCTATCAAAATAATGATTTATGGAAAGAATCTGTTCATGAAGACGATTATCATGTAATAGAAGAAAGGCTAGAAGCATTAAGTATAGGAGCGGAAGTCACAAGTATTTACCGAATTGTTAAGCCGGACGGCGGAATTCGCTGGATTAAAGACAAAGGTATACCCGGTTTTGATGGCAATGGCAAAAGGACAGAGTTTACAAGTATTTTTTTTGATATAACAGAAAGTAAAGAAAACGAGGACCGCTTCAGCACGCTTGTGGAGATGTCACCGGATATAATTGCTGTAGTCAGCAACTATGAAATGCTGTATATCAATTATGCAGGAAGCAAGCTTATTGGCGCTGTCAGCCCTTCTGAGCTTGTCGGTAACACCGTTTATGATTTGCTGTCGAAGGAAGACTATGAAAAAATTGATAGCGAATTTTCTATAAATGGTGCCAAGAATTTAAGAGTAGAAGTTCAAGTTAAAACATTACAGCAAAGAATTATTGATGTGGAGCTGTCCTGCATGCCAATTATGTATGCAGGAAGGCATGCGGTGCTTGTTGTCGGACGTGATATTACCGAACGAAAAAAATCGGACAACTTAATTAAGCAATTAGCCTATCATGACACGTTAACAGAGCTGCCGAACAGGTACAGCTGTATGGTTCATTTGCATGAACGCCTTCATAGTCCTGCAGTCGATTCCTTATACGTATTGTTTTTAGATTTGGATCAGTTTAAGCGAATCAATGACACAAGAGGACACTCTACCGGCGATATAATTTTGAAAAAGGTAGCCAATACTCTTAGCTTATCGCTGAAAGACGAAGATTTTGTCGCACGGCTTGGCGGTGATGAATTTGTGATAATTCTCGAAAATGCAAATTTGCTGGAAGTAAAGCAAAAGGCAAATACTATACTAGAGGCCTTCAACCAGCCGCTAATAATTAAGACAGAGGAATTTTTCGTTACACCAAGCATAGGCATCAGTAATTATCCAGCAGATGGTAAGGATCAGGAAACGTTAATCAAAAATGCCGATGCCGCTATGTATTTAGCAAAGGAAAATGGAAAAAATAACTATCAGTTTTATTCACATGCGCTCGAGGAAAGTGGCGCCCGAAAAATGATGCTGGAAATGGAGCTAAGAAAGGCGATTAAAAAGCAGGAGCTTTCATTGTATTACCAGCCGCAATTTAATATTCTTACAGAGGAAATATTCGGTGTCGAAGCATTACTACGCTGGAATCATCCGAAATTCGGCTTTGTTTCTCCGGCAGAATTTATTCCAATAGCAGAAGAGACAAATTTAATCGTGCCGATTGGCGATTGGGTTATCAAACAAGCAGCCCAGCAAATGAGGGCATGGAATAAGCAAGGCATTAATGACATAAAAATGTCGATTAATATTTCAGCAAGACAATTTCATTGTTCTGATTTTGCTGAAATTATTGGGGAGCATGTCGACAAATATGGATTAAATACAAAAATGATTGAATTGGAAATTACAGAAAGCACCTTGCAAAATATGGATTTATCCTTAGAGATACTTCATAAACTAAAAGCATATGGTTTTAATATTTCAATAGATGACTTTGGCAAAGGCTATTCGTCATTAAGCTACTTAAAGTATTTACCGATTGACACGATTAAAATTGATAAAACTTTTGTTGATGATATTACAGACCCAGTTCACAAAGGTTCCTTAGTTAAGGCCATCATCGATATGGGACATAATATGAACTTCTCGGTTATCGCCGAGGGAATTGAACAAAAAGAACAACTAGAATTTTTAAAACATAACCATTGTGTTCTCGGGCAGGGTTTCTACTACAGCAAACCTCTGCCGAAAGAGGACATTGAAAAAATGCTGCATGAACAGCTAAAAAACATTAACTAA